The Apium graveolens cultivar Ventura chromosome 6, ASM990537v1, whole genome shotgun sequence genome contains a region encoding:
- the LOC141666077 gene encoding uncharacterized protein LOC141666077: protein MGNGHTRSLSCSIGKKEAHRELRFISIAHPQANGQAEIANRIILDGLKKRAESPRNTWVDEFLAILWAYHTTYKDTTKATPFMLVYGAETVVPLEITHGLSKVKAYEVEINEEGMRLALDLIDKVSDEVNTRNAQHPRRASLYYKRRVKERIFQQEDLVLRKIEVLGVGEKEN, encoded by the exons ATGGGGAATGGACATACTAGGTCCCTTTCCTGTAGCATCGGGAAAAAGGAAGCTCATCGTG AACTTCGATTCATCTCAATTGCCCATCCCCAAGCAAATGGGCAAGCAGAGATCGCTAATCGGATCATCCTTGATGGACTCAAAAAGAGGGCCGAAAGCCCAAGAAACACTTGGGTCGACGAATTTTTAGCTATACTCTGGGCATATCATACTACCTACAAAGATACAACTAAAGCTACCCCATTCATGTTGGTCTACGGAGCCGAGACAGTGGTGCCCCTTGAGATCACCCACGGATTATCAAAGGTTAAAGCTTATGAAGTGGAAATTAATGAAGAAGGAATGAGGCTTGCTCTTGACCTTATTGACAAGGTCAGCGACGAAGTTAACACCCGTAATGCGCAGCATCCGCGCAGAGCCTCCCTTTACTATAAAAGGAGGGTAAAAGAAAGGATTTTCCAACAAGAAGACTTGGTGTTAAGGAAGATTGAGGTGTTAGGAGTTGGAGAGAAAGAAAAttag